The proteins below come from a single Caulobacter segnis ATCC 21756 genomic window:
- a CDS encoding YceI family protein, translated as MAATRTRYTTVAIVLHWLIAATIIFQIIVGWRMGDGPKGSPTTFALFQLHKSIGFTILLLSLARLAWRIFNRTPAPPVHQPRWEQIASKIVHVGFYVIMIGLPLTGWILVSTSRVVVPTLWWGVIPWPHLPGLPELAAGPKHVWHEIGEIGHGVLVKLIYLLLALHLGAVAKHQILDKDEVFQNMVPGAKPGLKEPRAWLVAAVVAAVVAAGYLFTPTLKTAKPITTPPPAAEAAAPAEPAAPAPTEQVAPAAAAQPEAVAAEPESALNDPVAWAVQKGASLTFSAVWSGSPIEGRFNRWTADILFSPEALDRSKLSVSVDMASAVTGDDQRDQSLPSGDFFDTAAHPKATFTASKFRKTGEGQYVADGTLDLRGVKKPLSLPFSLKIVGDTATARGVTTLDRTTFGVGQGEWASTDQIAAKVKVSFSLTAKRK; from the coding sequence ATGGCCGCGACCCGCACGCGCTACACGACGGTGGCGATTGTCCTTCACTGGCTGATCGCCGCGACCATCATCTTCCAGATCATAGTCGGCTGGCGCATGGGCGACGGGCCGAAGGGCTCGCCGACGACCTTCGCGCTGTTCCAGCTGCACAAGTCCATCGGCTTCACGATCCTGCTGCTCAGCCTGGCGCGCCTGGCCTGGCGGATCTTCAACCGCACGCCGGCGCCGCCCGTCCATCAGCCGCGCTGGGAGCAGATCGCCTCCAAGATCGTGCACGTCGGTTTCTACGTGATCATGATCGGCCTGCCGCTGACCGGCTGGATCCTGGTCTCGACCAGCCGCGTGGTCGTGCCGACTCTGTGGTGGGGCGTGATCCCGTGGCCGCACCTGCCGGGCTTGCCCGAGCTGGCCGCCGGTCCCAAGCACGTCTGGCACGAGATCGGCGAGATCGGTCACGGTGTGCTGGTCAAGCTGATCTATCTGCTGCTGGCCCTGCACCTGGGCGCGGTGGCCAAGCACCAGATCCTCGACAAGGACGAGGTGTTCCAGAACATGGTCCCGGGCGCCAAGCCCGGCCTGAAGGAGCCCCGCGCCTGGCTCGTCGCGGCGGTCGTCGCGGCCGTGGTCGCCGCCGGCTACCTGTTCACCCCGACGCTCAAGACCGCCAAGCCGATCACGACTCCGCCCCCGGCCGCCGAAGCCGCGGCGCCGGCCGAGCCCGCCGCGCCGGCGCCGACCGAGCAGGTCGCCCCGGCCGCCGCCGCCCAGCCTGAGGCCGTCGCCGCCGAACCCGAGTCCGCCTTGAATGACCCCGTCGCCTGGGCCGTCCAGAAGGGCGCGAGCCTGACCTTCTCGGCCGTTTGGTCGGGCAGCCCGATCGAGGGCCGCTTCAACCGCTGGACCGCCGACATCCTGTTTTCGCCCGAGGCGCTGGACCGCTCGAAGCTGAGCGTCAGCGTCGACATGGCCTCGGCCGTCACCGGCGACGATCAGCGCGACCAGAGCCTGCCCAGCGGCGACTTCTTCGACACCGCCGCCCATCCCAAGGCGACCTTCACGGCCAGCAAGTTCCGCAAGACGGGCGAGGGCCAGTACGTCGCCGACGGAACCCTGGACCTGCGCGGCGTGAAAAAGCCGCTCAGCCTGCCGTTTTCCTTGAAGATCGTCGGCGACACGGCGACCGCGCGCGGTGTAACCACCCTCGACCGGACCACGTTCGGGGTTGGACAGGGCGAATGGGCGTCAACGGATCAGATCGCGGCCAAGGTGAAGGTCAGCTTCTCGCTGACCGCCAAGCGGAAATAG
- a CDS encoding alpha/beta fold hydrolase codes for MSQSNQASRRGLMTAGLGLAAAAAAAPLAVQAASPKAAATAAKPRAQSGYVTTQDGVQIFYKDWGPKAAQPIVFHHGWPLSSDDWDAQMMFFLLKGYRVVAHDRRGHGRSTQTDAGNEMDTYAADVIALTDHLDLKNAIHVGHSTGGGEAIHYAARAKPGRVAKVVLIGAVPPIMLKTAANPGGLPIEVFDGFRSALLANRAQFFRDVPEGPFYGFNRPGAKVSQGLIDNWWRQGMTGGAKAHYDCIKAFSETDFTPDLKKVDVPVLIMHGEDDQIVPIADSAHLAIKLVKKGTLKTYPGLPHGMASTHPDIINADLLAFFKA; via the coding sequence ATGAGCCAGTCGAACCAAGCTTCTCGCCGCGGTCTGATGACCGCTGGTCTGGGCCTTGCCGCTGCGGCCGCCGCCGCGCCGCTGGCCGTCCAGGCCGCTTCGCCCAAGGCCGCCGCCACGGCCGCCAAGCCTCGCGCCCAGAGCGGCTACGTCACCACCCAGGACGGCGTGCAAATCTTCTACAAGGACTGGGGTCCCAAGGCCGCGCAGCCGATCGTGTTCCACCACGGCTGGCCCTTGTCGTCGGACGACTGGGACGCCCAGATGATGTTCTTCCTGCTGAAGGGCTATCGGGTCGTCGCCCATGACCGTCGCGGTCACGGTCGCTCGACCCAGACCGACGCCGGCAACGAGATGGACACCTACGCCGCCGACGTCATCGCTCTGACGGATCACCTGGACCTGAAGAACGCCATCCACGTCGGCCACTCGACCGGTGGCGGCGAGGCCATCCACTACGCCGCCCGCGCCAAGCCGGGCCGCGTGGCCAAGGTCGTGCTGATCGGCGCGGTGCCGCCGATCATGCTGAAGACCGCCGCCAATCCGGGCGGTTTGCCGATCGAGGTCTTCGACGGCTTCCGCTCGGCCCTGCTGGCCAACCGCGCCCAGTTCTTCCGCGACGTGCCGGAAGGCCCGTTCTACGGTTTCAACCGTCCGGGCGCGAAGGTCAGCCAAGGCCTGATCGACAACTGGTGGCGCCAGGGCATGACGGGCGGGGCCAAGGCCCACTACGACTGCATCAAGGCCTTCTCGGAGACGGACTTCACGCCGGACCTGAAGAAGGTCGACGTCCCGGTCCTGATCATGCACGGGGAGGACGACCAGATCGTCCCGATCGCCGACAGCGCCCACCTGGCCATCAAGCTGGTCAAGAAGGGCACGCTGAAGACCTATCCGGGCCTGCCCCACGGCATGGCGTCCACCCACCCGGATATCATCAACGCCGACCTGCTGGCCTTCTTCAAGGCGTAG
- a CDS encoding YceI family protein encodes MFRPYAYAALAATLFAAPAALAAPGVSSTKPADLPAGHYVLDKTHASVVAKIKHMGFSNYQFRFTKVDASFDYDPKAPQDAKIKVTIDPGSIDTSTGADEFGLKFNKELAGDGWLEANKFPTATFVSTKVEPGAGQTGKVYGDFTLHGVTKPIVLDVTFNGVGSGFAPGSVKTGFSASTTIKRSEFGVSKYVPLVGDDVALNIEVEFDKK; translated from the coding sequence ATGTTCCGTCCTTACGCCTATGCCGCCCTCGCGGCGACCCTGTTCGCCGCCCCGGCCGCCCTGGCCGCGCCGGGCGTCAGCTCCACCAAGCCCGCCGACCTCCCGGCCGGCCACTACGTGCTCGACAAGACCCACGCTTCGGTCGTGGCCAAGATCAAGCACATGGGGTTCTCGAACTATCAGTTCCGCTTCACCAAGGTCGACGCCAGCTTCGACTATGATCCCAAGGCTCCGCAGGACGCCAAGATCAAGGTGACCATCGATCCGGGCTCGATCGACACCTCGACCGGCGCCGACGAGTTCGGCCTGAAGTTCAACAAGGAACTGGCCGGCGACGGCTGGCTGGAAGCCAACAAGTTCCCGACCGCCACCTTCGTCTCGACCAAGGTCGAGCCGGGCGCGGGCCAGACCGGCAAGGTCTATGGCGACTTCACCCTGCACGGCGTGACCAAGCCGATCGTGCTGGACGTCACCTTCAACGGCGTCGGCTCGGGCTTCGCGCCCGGCAGCGTCAAGACCGGCTTCTCGGCCTCGACCACCATCAAGCGTTCGGAATTCGGCGTCAGCAAGTACGTGCCGCTGGTCGGCGACGACGTCGCGCTGAACATCGAAGTCGAGTTCGACAAGAAGTAA
- a CDS encoding L-threonylcarbamoyladenylate synthase — protein MGVNGSDRGQGEGQLLADRQAEIEAAASALRAGGLVILPTETVYGLGADAANPTAVAAIFEAKGRPRFNPLIAHVADLETAERIADFDHRARDLAREFWPGPLTIVAPIKDASVVCDLARAGLDTVAIRVPGHPVSRAVLAAFGGAVVAPSANRSGRPSPTTYADAMAETGDKAAAALDGGPCAVGLESTVVSVLDGQARLLRPGAVTRVQLQQIVGPLAEADDDAKRSPGRLALHYAPDAPVRINAKAPKPGEAFLAFGGGASGEGVFNLSPTGDLAEAASNLFSYLRAADRTHPSAIAVAPIPEEGLGEAINDRLRRAAGFIG, from the coding sequence ATGGGCGTCAACGGATCAGATCGCGGCCAAGGTGAAGGTCAGCTTCTCGCTGACCGCCAAGCGGAAATAGAGGCCGCGGCCAGCGCCCTGCGCGCCGGCGGTCTCGTCATCCTGCCGACCGAGACCGTCTATGGCCTGGGCGCCGACGCGGCCAATCCGACGGCGGTGGCGGCGATCTTCGAGGCCAAGGGCCGGCCGCGCTTCAACCCGCTGATCGCCCATGTCGCCGACCTCGAGACCGCCGAGCGGATCGCCGACTTCGATCACCGCGCCCGCGACCTAGCCCGCGAATTCTGGCCAGGACCGCTGACCATCGTCGCCCCGATCAAGGACGCCTCGGTCGTGTGCGATTTAGCCCGCGCGGGGCTCGACACCGTGGCCATCCGCGTGCCGGGCCATCCCGTCTCCCGCGCCGTGCTGGCCGCGTTCGGTGGCGCGGTCGTCGCGCCTTCGGCCAATCGTTCCGGGCGGCCCAGCCCCACCACCTACGCCGACGCCATGGCCGAGACCGGCGACAAGGCCGCGGCCGCCCTCGACGGCGGTCCCTGCGCCGTGGGGCTGGAATCGACGGTCGTCTCGGTGCTCGACGGCCAGGCCCGGCTGCTACGGCCCGGCGCGGTGACCCGTGTCCAGCTGCAACAGATCGTCGGCCCCCTGGCCGAGGCCGACGATGACGCCAAGCGCTCGCCCGGACGCCTCGCCCTCCACTACGCTCCCGACGCGCCGGTGCGGATCAACGCCAAGGCGCCCAAGCCGGGCGAGGCCTTCCTGGCCTTCGGCGGCGGCGCCAGCGGGGAGGGGGTGTTCAACCTCAGCCCCACCGGCGATCTCGCCGAGGCGGCGTCGAACCTGTTTTCCTATCTCCGCGCCGCCGACCGCACCCATCCCTCCGCCATCGCCGTCGCCCCGATCCCCGAAGAGGGGTTGGGCGAGGCGATCAACGACCGGCTGCGCCGCGCGGCCGGCTTCATCGGCTGA
- a CDS encoding transcriptional regulator has protein sequence MSGELDPVIHAPNRLQMCCMLAAVDTIDFATVREALDVSESVLSKHVKTLEEAGYVKVRKAASEGRQRTWLSLSKPGREALKGHLAALKAMMAGVPEA, from the coding sequence GTGAGCGGCGAGCTCGATCCGGTGATCCACGCCCCCAACCGCCTGCAGATGTGCTGCATGCTGGCGGCCGTGGACACCATCGACTTCGCCACGGTGCGCGAGGCGCTGGACGTCTCGGAGTCGGTCCTCTCCAAGCACGTCAAAACCTTGGAGGAGGCCGGCTACGTCAAGGTCAGGAAGGCCGCTTCCGAGGGCCGCCAACGCACCTGGCTATCGCTGTCGAAGCCCGGGCGCGAAGCCCTGAAAGGCCATCTCGCGGCCCTCAAGGCGATGATGGCGGGGGTGCCGGAGGCGTGA
- a CDS encoding 3-hydroxybutyrate dehydrogenase: MAVDFGLQGQVAIVTGSTSGIGHALAAALAAQGCNIVMNGLGEMNAIERARSEMAEKHGVEVLYHGADMTKPIEIADMVKAAKAEFGELDILVNNAGVQHVAPIEDFPDDKWDLIIAINLSSAFHATKAAVPIMKEQGRGRIVNIASAHALVASPFKSAYVAAKHGIMGLTKTVALEVATHGITCNAICPGFVKTPLVEAQITDQAKARGISEDAVMKDVILAAQPTKQFVTFEQLAGMLLYLVSDAGASANGAAFQVDGGWVAQ; encoded by the coding sequence ATGGCCGTCGATTTCGGTTTGCAGGGGCAGGTCGCCATCGTCACCGGCTCGACCAGCGGCATCGGGCACGCCCTGGCCGCCGCGCTCGCCGCCCAGGGCTGCAACATCGTCATGAACGGCCTGGGCGAAATGAACGCCATCGAGCGGGCCCGTTCGGAGATGGCCGAGAAGCACGGCGTCGAGGTGCTGTATCACGGCGCCGACATGACCAAGCCGATCGAGATCGCCGACATGGTCAAGGCCGCCAAGGCCGAGTTCGGCGAGCTGGACATCCTGGTCAACAATGCCGGCGTCCAGCACGTGGCGCCGATCGAGGACTTTCCGGACGACAAGTGGGACCTGATCATCGCGATCAACCTGTCCTCGGCCTTCCACGCCACCAAGGCGGCGGTGCCGATCATGAAGGAGCAGGGGCGCGGGCGGATCGTCAACATCGCCTCGGCCCACGCGCTGGTCGCCTCGCCGTTCAAGTCGGCCTATGTCGCGGCCAAGCACGGGATCATGGGCCTGACCAAGACGGTCGCCCTCGAGGTCGCCACCCACGGCATCACCTGCAACGCCATCTGCCCGGGCTTTGTGAAGACCCCGCTGGTCGAGGCCCAGATCACCGACCAGGCCAAGGCCCGCGGCATTTCCGAGGATGCGGTGATGAAGGACGTGATCCTGGCCGCCCAGCCGACCAAGCAGTTCGTCACCTTCGAGCAACTGGCCGGCATGCTGCTGTACCTGGTGTCGGACGCCGGGGCCTCGGCCAACGGCGCGGCTTTCCAGGTCGACGGCGGCTGGGTGGCGCAATAG
- a CDS encoding acyl-CoA dehydrogenase, with translation MTFRAPVRDLAFSLRHAAGFDRLADAFPEADADTVAAVLEAAGAFAADVLAPLNRQGDMVGAKLENGVVRCAPGFADAYKQFAEGGWAGLAAAPEHGGQGLPKTLEVAVLEMIQAANMAFGLCPMLSLGAIEALDHHGSDRQKALYLPKLVSGEWTGTMNLTEPQAGSDLAALTTMATPDGEGGWRITGQKIYITWGDHDAADNIVHLVLARTPDAPPGVKGVSLFLAPKVLVGDDGKLGEANGLRVGGLEHKLGIHGSPTCVMLFEGAKAELVGGLGQGLPNMFTMMNAARLQVGTQGTAIAERAYQQALAFSQERAQGRSAWTGAYPSRLFDHPDVRRSLVLMKAHIEAARGICLSTAVAADLARAAADETTRTSAKLREELLTPIAKAWSTDVGVWVASQGVQIHGGMGFIEETGAAQHYRDARIAPIYEGTNGIQAIDLVGRKLSLGEGQAVADLMDDIRDTIEDLKSSDLKAVGLRLEAALDAAAGATAWLVERRAKAMPDALSGATAYLKLLGDVVGGWMLAKGALAAAGEADTAWAESKRALARVFAESVLAQVPGAAAGVMLGAADFEAMTPEVLGA, from the coding sequence ATGACCTTCCGCGCCCCCGTTCGTGACCTCGCCTTCTCGCTGCGCCATGCGGCGGGCTTCGACCGACTGGCCGACGCCTTCCCCGAGGCGGACGCCGACACCGTGGCGGCCGTGCTGGAAGCGGCCGGCGCTTTCGCGGCCGACGTGCTGGCCCCGCTGAACCGTCAAGGCGACATGGTCGGCGCCAAGCTGGAGAACGGCGTCGTCCGCTGCGCTCCGGGCTTCGCCGACGCCTACAAGCAGTTCGCCGAAGGCGGCTGGGCGGGCCTCGCGGCCGCGCCCGAGCATGGCGGCCAAGGCCTGCCCAAGACGCTGGAAGTCGCGGTGCTGGAAATGATCCAGGCCGCCAACATGGCCTTTGGCCTCTGCCCGATGCTGAGCCTGGGCGCCATCGAAGCGCTGGATCACCACGGCTCGGACCGCCAGAAGGCGCTGTACCTGCCCAAGCTGGTCTCGGGCGAGTGGACAGGCACGATGAACCTGACCGAGCCGCAGGCGGGCTCGGACCTGGCGGCCCTGACGACGATGGCGACGCCCGACGGCGAGGGCGGCTGGCGGATCACCGGCCAGAAGATCTACATCACCTGGGGCGACCACGACGCGGCCGACAACATCGTCCACCTTGTCCTGGCCCGCACGCCCGACGCCCCTCCCGGCGTGAAGGGCGTCTCGCTGTTCCTGGCGCCCAAGGTGCTGGTCGGCGACGACGGCAAGCTTGGCGAAGCCAACGGCCTGCGGGTCGGCGGGCTGGAGCACAAGCTCGGCATCCACGGCTCGCCCACCTGCGTGATGCTGTTCGAGGGCGCCAAGGCCGAGCTGGTCGGGGGCCTGGGCCAGGGCCTGCCCAACATGTTCACGATGATGAACGCCGCGCGCCTGCAGGTCGGGACGCAGGGGACCGCCATCGCCGAGCGCGCCTACCAGCAGGCGCTGGCCTTCAGCCAGGAGCGCGCCCAGGGCCGCTCGGCCTGGACCGGCGCCTATCCCTCGCGCCTGTTCGACCATCCGGACGTGCGCCGGTCGCTGGTGCTGATGAAGGCTCACATCGAGGCCGCCCGCGGCATCTGTCTGTCGACCGCCGTCGCCGCCGACCTGGCTCGCGCCGCGGCCGACGAAACGACCCGGACCAGCGCCAAGCTGCGCGAGGAGCTGCTCACGCCCATCGCCAAGGCCTGGTCGACCGACGTCGGCGTCTGGGTGGCCTCGCAAGGCGTGCAGATCCACGGCGGCATGGGCTTCATCGAGGAGACCGGCGCGGCCCAGCACTATCGCGACGCCCGCATCGCCCCGATCTACGAGGGCACCAACGGCATCCAGGCCATCGACCTGGTCGGCCGCAAGCTGTCGCTGGGCGAGGGCCAGGCGGTCGCCGACCTGATGGACGACATCCGCGACACCATCGAAGACCTGAAGAGCTCCGACCTGAAGGCCGTCGGCCTGCGCCTGGAGGCCGCCCTGGACGCCGCCGCCGGCGCCACCGCCTGGCTGGTCGAACGCCGCGCCAAGGCCATGCCCGACGCCCTGTCCGGCGCCACGGCCTATCTGAAGCTGCTGGGCGACGTGGTCGGCGGCTGGATGCTGGCCAAGGGCGCCCTGGCGGCGGCCGGCGAGGCCGACACGGCCTGGGCTGAAAGCAAGCGCGCCCTGGCTCGCGTGTTCGCCGAGAGCGTCCTGGCGCAAGTCCCGGGCGCGGCGGCGGGGGTGATGCTGGGGGCGGCGGATTTCGAGGCGATGACGCCCGAGGTTCTGGGGGCGTAA
- a CDS encoding LamG domain-containing protein: MSDNAQTRRSVMGGAALTMVSASALAAPRSAVGTGLEAEAIRAIGVETARTAYEGRPALRALALENAPGLDRLVVLDTPAFGDGVIEAWISGAPSATASATARGFVGVAFRVRDEDRLEAIYLRPTNGRADDQLRRNHAVQYISHPDHTWERLRAEAPAKYETYVDLVPGRWTHVRIVVKGSKAQLHVDGAEQPTLIVGDLKHGADAKGAVALWIGPGTLAHFSGARVTS; the protein is encoded by the coding sequence ATGTCCGACAATGCTCAAACTCGTCGATCCGTGATGGGCGGCGCCGCGTTGACGATGGTCTCGGCCAGCGCCCTGGCCGCGCCGCGGAGCGCCGTTGGGACGGGACTGGAGGCCGAAGCGATCCGGGCCATTGGCGTCGAGACGGCGCGGACGGCGTACGAGGGCCGTCCCGCCCTGCGCGCCCTGGCGCTGGAGAACGCCCCCGGGCTCGACCGACTGGTGGTTCTGGACACGCCCGCCTTCGGCGATGGCGTCATCGAAGCGTGGATCAGCGGAGCCCCGAGCGCCACGGCCAGCGCCACGGCGCGGGGCTTCGTGGGCGTGGCCTTCCGGGTGCGAGACGAGGACAGGTTGGAGGCCATCTATCTACGCCCGACCAACGGCCGCGCCGACGACCAGCTACGCCGCAACCACGCCGTCCAATATATCTCTCACCCCGACCATACCTGGGAGCGGCTGCGCGCCGAGGCGCCGGCCAAGTACGAGACCTATGTCGATCTCGTGCCTGGCCGATGGACGCACGTGCGGATCGTGGTCAAGGGCTCCAAGGCCCAACTCCATGTCGACGGCGCCGAGCAGCCGACCCTGATCGTCGGCGACCTCAAGCACGGCGCCGACGCCAAGGGCGCCGTGGCGCTCTGGATCGGCCCCGGCACGCTGGCCCATTTCAGCGGCGCGCGGGTCACGTCCTAG
- a CDS encoding patatin-like phospholipase family protein, which translates to MPIPPFTRKKPTGRALSLALQGGGAHGAFEWGVLDRLLEEEDLEIRAVTAASAGAMNAVCLAQGMIDDGKAGAKARLDSFWRQVNRSGGRNVFGDTSIWTSAFSGGVDWWKNTPGWRMAETLALSFSPYEFNPFNLNPLHDLLEAEVQFDQLRERSPIKLYISATAIRTSKSKIFRETELTSRHIMASACLPQLFQAVEIDGEPYWDGGFLANPPLWPLFYDDTPDDILIITLNPFVRDETPKSPGEIMDRLNEITFNASLASELRAIGFVQKLLDEGLLKDTARGRYRRMLVHAITADKPLADLSLSTKFNTEWSFLSDLKERGRAAADAWLTDCGTCIGVKSSIDLKVGFP; encoded by the coding sequence GTGCCCATCCCGCCCTTCACCCGCAAGAAGCCGACCGGCCGCGCGCTGAGCCTGGCGCTGCAGGGCGGCGGCGCGCATGGGGCCTTCGAGTGGGGCGTGCTGGATCGCCTGCTCGAGGAAGAGGATCTCGAGATCCGGGCCGTCACCGCCGCGTCGGCCGGCGCCATGAACGCGGTCTGTCTGGCCCAGGGCATGATCGACGACGGCAAGGCCGGGGCCAAGGCGCGGCTCGACTCCTTCTGGCGCCAGGTCAACCGCTCGGGCGGCCGCAACGTCTTCGGCGACACCTCGATCTGGACCAGCGCCTTTTCCGGCGGCGTCGATTGGTGGAAGAACACGCCGGGCTGGCGGATGGCCGAGACCCTGGCCCTGTCGTTCAGCCCCTACGAGTTCAACCCCTTCAATCTCAATCCCCTGCACGACCTGCTGGAGGCCGAGGTCCAGTTCGATCAGCTGCGCGAGCGCTCGCCGATCAAGCTCTACATCTCGGCCACGGCGATCCGCACCAGCAAGTCCAAGATCTTCCGCGAGACTGAGCTGACCTCGCGCCACATCATGGCCAGCGCCTGTCTGCCCCAGCTGTTCCAGGCGGTGGAGATCGACGGCGAGCCCTACTGGGATGGCGGCTTCCTGGCCAATCCGCCGCTGTGGCCGCTGTTCTACGACGACACGCCCGACGACATCCTGATCATCACGCTCAACCCTTTCGTCCGGGACGAGACGCCCAAGTCGCCGGGCGAGATCATGGACCGACTGAACGAGATCACCTTCAACGCCTCGCTGGCCTCGGAGCTGCGGGCCATCGGGTTTGTCCAGAAGCTGCTGGACGAGGGCCTTCTCAAGGACACCGCCCGAGGCCGCTACCGGCGGATGCTGGTTCACGCCATCACCGCCGACAAGCCGCTGGCGGATCTCTCGCTCTCGACCAAGTTCAATACCGAATGGAGCTTTCTGTCCGACCTGAAGGAACGCGGGCGGGCCGCCGCGGACGCCTGGCTGACCGACTGCGGGACCTGCATCGGCGTGAAGTCCAGCATCGACCTGAAGGTTGGCTTCCCGTGA
- the yaaA gene encoding peroxide stress protein YaaA — protein MLMVISPAKSLDFTAPAQALPMTTPELKAQIGELAKVTRKLTAADLKRLMHISDALAKLNRERFQAFDAELEDGLQAIIAFNGDVYAGLAARELDRPALEWAHDHLRILSGLYGVLRPFDALQPYRLEMGTRLKTKRGHNLYDYWGETISKTLNAAADGHADPTLVNLASQEYFGAVDAKALKLPVVTCHFKEEKHGELRVLGFFAKKARGRMARYVIDNRIDRAEGLKGFDLDGYRFQPSLSTEADWVFARPQP, from the coding sequence ATGTTGATGGTCATTTCCCCCGCCAAGTCGCTGGACTTCACCGCGCCCGCCCAGGCGCTGCCCATGACGACGCCTGAGCTGAAGGCCCAGATCGGCGAGCTGGCCAAGGTCACGCGCAAGCTGACCGCCGCCGACCTCAAGCGCCTGATGCATATCTCCGACGCCCTGGCCAAGCTGAACCGCGAGCGGTTCCAGGCCTTCGACGCCGAGCTGGAAGATGGCCTGCAGGCGATCATCGCCTTCAACGGCGACGTCTATGCGGGTCTGGCCGCGCGCGAGCTGGATCGGCCGGCCCTGGAGTGGGCGCACGACCACCTGCGGATCCTGTCGGGCCTCTACGGCGTGCTGCGCCCGTTCGACGCCCTGCAGCCCTATCGCCTGGAGATGGGCACGCGGCTGAAGACCAAACGCGGCCATAACCTCTACGACTACTGGGGCGAGACGATCTCGAAGACGCTGAACGCCGCGGCCGACGGCCACGCCGATCCGACCCTGGTGAACCTAGCCAGCCAGGAATATTTCGGCGCCGTCGACGCCAAGGCCCTGAAGCTTCCGGTGGTCACCTGCCACTTCAAGGAAGAGAAGCACGGCGAGCTGCGCGTTCTGGGCTTCTTCGCCAAGAAGGCGCGCGGGCGCATGGCGCGCTACGTCATCGACAACCGTATCGACCGCGCCGAGGGCCTGAAAGGCTTCGACCTGGACGGTTACCGCTTCCAGCCGTCGCTCTCGACCGAGGCCGACTGGGTTTTCGCTCGCCCGCAGCCGTAA
- a CDS encoding NUDIX hydrolase — protein MTPHPVPTVGVVCLRGDEVLLIKRGTPPRLNQWSLPGGRLEWGETTAVAALRELKEETGVEAELLGLVDVIDGVFPARPSVDGKGGGEITRHYVLIDYAARWSAGEPLAGDDAADARFVSRDEAMALVEWDETRRVITEAYERFGV, from the coding sequence GTGACCCCCCATCCGGTGCCCACGGTCGGGGTTGTCTGTCTGCGCGGCGACGAGGTGCTGTTGATCAAGCGCGGCACGCCGCCGCGTCTGAACCAGTGGAGTCTGCCGGGCGGGCGGCTGGAGTGGGGCGAGACCACGGCCGTCGCGGCCCTGCGTGAACTGAAGGAGGAGACCGGTGTCGAGGCCGAACTCCTCGGACTGGTCGACGTGATCGACGGGGTGTTCCCCGCGCGCCCCTCTGTCGATGGAAAAGGGGGCGGCGAGATCACCCGCCACTACGTCCTGATCGACTACGCCGCCCGTTGGAGCGCCGGCGAGCCCTTGGCCGGCGACGACGCGGCCGATGCGCGCTTCGTGTCTCGCGACGAAGCCATGGCCTTGGTGGAGTGGGATGAGACGCGGCGGGTGATCACCGAGGCTTACGAGCGTTTCGGGGTCTAG
- a CDS encoding DUF1801 domain-containing protein: protein MSRLFRFSSAMSRHPDVEAWLGGPDPLRAVVRPWFEAIRALGPDIRELPHDGHPTACVEDAAFAYVDAFSAHASIGFYEGASLPDPAGLLEGGGKRMRHVKLRWGAPANEAALRDLIGAAYADMRARVDAGE from the coding sequence ATGAGCCGGCTCTTCAGGTTCTCCAGCGCGATGTCACGCCACCCCGACGTCGAGGCCTGGCTCGGCGGGCCCGACCCGCTGCGCGCCGTCGTGCGGCCGTGGTTCGAAGCCATCCGCGCGTTGGGCCCCGATATTCGCGAACTGCCGCACGACGGCCATCCGACGGCCTGCGTCGAGGACGCGGCCTTCGCCTATGTCGACGCCTTCAGCGCCCACGCCAGCATTGGATTCTACGAAGGCGCGTCTCTGCCGGATCCGGCCGGTCTGCTCGAGGGCGGCGGCAAGCGGATGCGGCACGTGAAGCTGCGCTGGGGGGCGCCTGCGAACGAGGCGGCGCTGCGGGATTTGATCGGCGCGGCCTACGCCGACATGCGCGCGCGGGTCGACGCGGGGGAATAG